The following are from one region of the Nostoc cf. commune SO-36 genome:
- a CDS encoding pyridoxine 5'-phosphate synthase yields MATLGVNIDHIATIRQARRTVEPDPVAAAVLAELGGADGITVHLREDRRHIQDRDVQILRQTVRSHLNLEMAATDEMLAIALDIKPDYVTLVPEKRQEVTTEGGLDIVLQIARIGEIVDKLQSANIPVSLFIDAEAAQIEASVKVQAQFIELHTGQYAEAKDEANRQRELAILAKGCEQAIQAGLRVNAGHGLTYWNVYPVATLPGIEELNIGHTIISRAALVGIERAVREMRQAIKGDGA; encoded by the coding sequence GTGGCTACACTTGGCGTTAACATTGACCACATCGCCACTATCCGGCAAGCACGGCGGACAGTGGAACCAGACCCCGTAGCGGCGGCGGTGCTGGCAGAATTAGGCGGTGCAGATGGAATTACAGTGCATCTGCGCGAAGATCGGCGGCATATCCAAGACAGGGATGTACAAATATTGCGGCAAACAGTGCGATCGCATCTTAATTTAGAAATGGCCGCTACAGACGAAATGCTAGCGATCGCTCTCGATATCAAACCAGATTACGTGACCTTAGTCCCCGAAAAGCGCCAAGAAGTCACAACAGAAGGCGGACTAGATATTGTCCTGCAAATTGCTAGAATAGGTGAGATAGTCGATAAATTGCAAAGCGCTAATATTCCAGTTAGTTTATTTATCGATGCAGAAGCTGCACAAATTGAAGCATCTGTCAAGGTGCAAGCGCAGTTTATTGAATTGCACACCGGACAATACGCTGAGGCTAAGGATGAAGCAAATCGCCAGCGAGAATTAGCCATATTAGCGAAAGGTTGTGAACAAGCGATTCAAGCTGGATTGCGAGTCAACGCTGGTCATGGACTCACCTACTGGAACGTCTATCCGGTGGCTACGCTTCCGGGCATAGAAGAACTGAACATTGGTCATACCATCATCAGCCGGGCAGCATTAGTAGGTATAGAAAGGGCAGTCCGGGAGATGAGGCAAGCTATAAAAGGGGATGGGGCATAG
- a CDS encoding nuclear transport factor 2 family protein — MSATQSNNLPLWVQDRDRVIAESTDVEWRYQIPPDYSRSKENLAKESIYNHLEGTLEAIVQNLVRTFEMEVSFKANPQQWLSIVNENFRVSTNGGVEYTAADLSVQGTYNLFMADSEHYKASEESFESSAKVFHTTFPQGFPWEVLEVFSGPPNVTFKWRHWGHFNGEYKGHAPTGETVEIIGMSIAKVTDDLKVISLEHYFDNNLFLEKLTSGGKQTNAENQKSACPFSSWFKKSHKS, encoded by the coding sequence ATGAGCGCAACACAATCTAACAACCTGCCACTTTGGGTACAGGATCGAGATCGAGTGATAGCAGAAAGCACTGATGTCGAGTGGCGTTATCAGATACCGCCTGATTATTCCCGTTCCAAAGAAAATCTCGCTAAAGAAAGTATCTACAATCACCTTGAAGGTACACTAGAAGCGATCGTGCAAAACTTAGTGCGAACCTTCGAGATGGAGGTATCCTTCAAAGCTAACCCTCAACAGTGGTTATCTATTGTTAATGAAAACTTTCGGGTGAGTACCAATGGCGGAGTAGAGTATACCGCAGCAGATTTATCAGTTCAAGGTACTTACAATTTATTTATGGCTGATTCAGAACACTACAAGGCTTCAGAAGAAAGCTTTGAATCATCCGCAAAGGTCTTCCACACAACATTTCCCCAGGGATTTCCTTGGGAAGTACTGGAAGTTTTCTCAGGGCCTCCAAATGTCACATTCAAATGGCGGCATTGGGGACATTTTAACGGAGAATATAAAGGCCATGCACCTACTGGAGAGACAGTAGAAATTATCGGCATGAGCATTGCAAAAGTTACCGATGACTTGAAGGTTATTTCCTTAGAACACTACTTTGACAATAATCTGTTCTTGGAAAAGCTAACATCTGGTGGCAAACAAACCAATGCTGAAAACCAAAAAAGTGCTTGTCCGTTCAGTTCTTGGTTCAAGAAATCTCACAAAAGTTAG
- a CDS encoding MgPME-cyclase complex family protein, giving the protein MQTYYYVLASKRFLLEEEPIHEVIKERTRYYHEQEKQIDFWLVEQPAFLETPQFKELKAKCPQPAVAIISINPQFITWLKLRLEYVITGEFQAPSEAIPDALASLATVS; this is encoded by the coding sequence ATGCAAACATACTATTACGTTTTGGCTAGTAAACGTTTTCTTCTCGAAGAAGAACCGATACACGAAGTTATTAAAGAACGTACCCGTTATTACCACGAACAAGAAAAACAAATAGATTTTTGGTTGGTTGAACAACCAGCTTTCTTGGAAACACCGCAGTTTAAAGAGCTAAAGGCAAAGTGTCCTCAACCAGCAGTGGCGATTATTTCTATTAATCCCCAATTTATTACTTGGTTAAAACTGCGTTTAGAGTACGTCATCACAGGAGAATTCCAGGCTCCTTCTGAAGCAATACCAGATGCTTTGGCATCGTTAGCTACCGTATCTTAG
- a CDS encoding divergent PAP2 family protein — protein sequence MQDIGNILDNRVLLVALVACLIAQALKLVVEIVKNRKLNVRVLVTTGGMPSAHSALVTALAAGVGQTLGWASPDFAVAIVFAIIVMYDAAGVRQAAGKQARILNQMIDELFHEKPDFSQDRLKELLGHTPVQVIAGSALGITIYWLARSAY from the coding sequence ATGCAGGACATAGGCAACATTTTAGACAACCGGGTGCTGCTGGTTGCTCTGGTAGCTTGTTTAATTGCTCAAGCATTAAAGCTCGTAGTCGAGATCGTCAAAAATCGCAAACTGAATGTGCGTGTTTTGGTGACAACCGGAGGTATGCCCAGTGCCCATTCGGCTCTGGTTACAGCTTTAGCCGCAGGTGTAGGGCAAACACTGGGCTGGGCATCTCCTGATTTTGCCGTTGCGATCGTTTTTGCCATCATCGTCATGTATGATGCAGCCGGAGTTCGTCAAGCGGCAGGTAAGCAAGCTCGTATCCTCAATCAAATGATTGATGAATTATTTCATGAAAAACCAGACTTTAGCCAAGACCGTTTGAAAGAATTACTCGGACATACACCAGTTCAGGTAATCGCTGGGTCGGCTTTGGGCATAACCATCTATTGGTTAGCTAGGTCTGCTTATTAG
- the crtE gene encoding geranylgeranyl diphosphate synthase CrtE yields the protein MVATDNVQKTPPEEATFNLAAYLKERQKLCDTALDQAIPIIYPEKIYEAMRYSLLAGGKRVRPILCLATCEMMGGTIEMAMPTACAVEMIHTMSLIHDDLPAMDNDDYRRGKLTNHKVYGEDVAILAGDGLLALAFEFVAIETPQNVPRELVLQVIARLGRALGAAGLVGGQVVDLESEGKPDISLETLNFIHKHKTAALLEACVVCGGIIAGASPEDVQRLTRYAQNIGLAFQIIDDILDVTSTQEQLGKTAGKDQKAQKVTYPSLWGLEESRLKAQELVKAACVELEPFGDKAKQLQAIAHFITSRNN from the coding sequence ATGGTAGCAACTGATAACGTTCAAAAGACACCACCAGAGGAAGCCACGTTTAACTTAGCAGCCTATCTAAAAGAGCGACAAAAGCTTTGTGATACTGCCTTGGATCAGGCTATCCCAATTATTTATCCAGAAAAGATTTATGAGGCGATGCGCTACTCGTTATTAGCTGGAGGCAAGCGTGTACGTCCTATTCTTTGCCTTGCTACCTGTGAAATGATGGGTGGAACCATTGAGATGGCCATGCCAACGGCTTGTGCGGTGGAGATGATCCATACAATGTCGTTGATTCATGACGACCTCCCAGCGATGGATAATGACGATTACCGTCGTGGAAAGCTGACGAATCATAAAGTTTATGGCGAAGATGTGGCGATTTTAGCTGGCGATGGCTTATTAGCTCTCGCTTTTGAGTTTGTTGCCATTGAAACCCCCCAAAACGTTCCTAGAGAGCTAGTCTTGCAGGTAATTGCCCGTCTTGGTCGGGCGCTGGGGGCAGCTGGCTTGGTCGGCGGTCAAGTTGTCGATTTAGAGTCAGAAGGTAAACCAGATATTTCCCTAGAAACCCTAAATTTCATTCATAAACACAAAACAGCCGCTCTTTTGGAAGCTTGCGTAGTTTGTGGTGGGATCATCGCTGGGGCATCACCTGAAGATGTGCAACGGCTGACCCGTTATGCTCAAAATATTGGGCTAGCATTCCAAATTATCGATGATATTTTAGATGTCACTTCTACCCAAGAGCAATTAGGTAAAACTGCTGGCAAAGACCAAAAAGCCCAGAAAGTGACCTATCCTAGCCTTTGGGGGCTAGAGGAATCGCGCTTAAAAGCTCAAGAGCTAGTTAAAGCAGCTTGTGTGGAATTAGAACCATTTGGAGACAAAGCCAAACAACTCCAAGCGATCGCTCATTTTATTACCAGCCGCAATAACTAA